One Neodiprion pinetum isolate iyNeoPine1 chromosome 1, iyNeoPine1.2, whole genome shotgun sequence genomic window carries:
- the LOC124225007 gene encoding transforming acidic coiled-coil-containing protein 3-like — MSSRSPRSPRVDVTSPRPTFDSGSNAVLGSPKFCEWEQKLEFETESPAKGGDCGDCGLRGREMALHIAGLEEKLSEETQATNRLALSVSEYEIQMSEKAREIEFLKLEIHEIQSERDGLKKQLEITSKHLDTIEISFNDVHEKYERAKQTIHILHQNVETLKNSLDERDVCISQKHEQYLKLKEHAMERMDFANSQLDLIERKYSLESSKLRAAVREAELGARSLSEQLEQRNKDNAELTRQSKDRILTSMRASATVS; from the exons ATGTCTTCGAGATCTCCGCGGAGTCCGAGAGTCGACGTTACCTCTCCTCGGCCAACTTTCGACTCCGGATCAAATGCAGTTTTGGGATCACCGAAATTCTGCGAATGGGAACAGAAACTCGAATTTGAG ACTGAATCGCCGGCGAAAGGTGGCGATTGTGGAGATTGCGGATTACGGGGGCGTGAAATGGCTCTGCACATTGCTGGACTTGAGGAAAAATTGAGCGAGGAAACACAGGCGACAAATCGTCTCGC ctTGTCAGTGTCGGAGTACGAGATACAGATGTCAGAAAAGGCGAGGgagattgaatttttgaaattagaaattcaTGAAATCCAGTCAGAGCGTGACGGGCTAAAGAAGCAGTTAGAAATAACTTCGAAACACCTCGACACCATAGAAATATCCTTCAACGACGTTCACGA AAAATACGAGAGGGCCAAACAGACGATTCATATATTGCACCAAAATGTAGAAACTCTTAAAAACAGTCTCGATGAGCGCGATGTTTGCATCAGTCAAAAACACGAGCAGTACCTCAAGCTGAAGGAACACGCGATGGAACGAATGGATTT CGCCAATTCCCAGCTGGATTTGATCGAACGGAAGTATTCCCTTGAAAGTTCGAAACTTCGAGCTGCGGTAAGAGAGGCTGAACTTGGTGCTCGATCACTCTCCGAACAACTGGAACAAAGGAACAAGGATAACGCTGAATTAACGAGGCAATCGAAAGACCGTATTCTTACTTCTATGAGAG CATCTGCGACGGTCTCATAG
- the LOC124224999 gene encoding uncharacterized protein, whose product MCFNGKTLLLLATLTISTPAFSTIIELATSYNRTSPWDDLIELGVANYTETDCIRTCVADEAPRVCLYTFVLEMYAAMGTACGDCADGVMADCFQPQCIPTDSFQREVMSVNRQFPGPPINVCKNDLIVVNVENQMAGTGSTLHWHGMLQKNSPWMDGVPYVTQCPIGGTTFRYAFPVEESGTFMWHSHTGLHRPNGQYGALVVREPRSEEPWSEDLYDHDLPEHTIVLSDWMHDTSEMYFPGLPSRKPGTAPTTILINGLGWYLYGDGSDDSINASLPVSTFHVQENSRYRFRVINANSQVCSYVFQIQDHNMTLIATDGQPIKPVVVDSLVSYAGERYDFVIETKNASSEGSAFWIHVRGLGLCATNYMDQYAVLSYNTIVTELGIIPTATRPTIADPLTMSVVFNYPNTTCGESSEYLCVTDLRTLEDATTTDNSSIWTAEPDVRMFLPFGFHYFDAETFHIQGDYKGYQNNKGSSIRAGTMNNLSFAFPSEPLIFFDSPSDVDYCNVDNLPTDCQTSDNTTASSSYCACTDVVVLKEGDIVQLILIDQSGETDDSHPFHLHGFDFYVLYTSNSSSNEYGYTVAEVTELVASNLTSSWSDTNIPPTKDTINVPTAGFAIIQFKANNPGKWFFHCHYEWHAATGMGMAFWVEGDMPPKPPGFPTCGNFDPLS is encoded by the exons ATGTGTTTCAACGGGAAAACTTTGCTGCTACTCGCAACTTTAACAATCTCTACACCAGCGTTCAGTACAATTATTG AATTAGCTACAAGCTACAATCGTACTTCACCATGGGATGACCTGATCGAACTAGGTGTGGCAAATTACACGGAAACAGATTGTATCCGGACATGCGTTGCTGATGAAGCACCACGAGTTTGTCTTTACACATTCGTTTTGGAGATGTACGCGGCAATGGGAAC AGCTTGCGGAGATTGTGCCGACGGTGTTATGGCGGACTGTTTCCAACCACAGTGCATCCCAACCGATTCGTTCCAGCGAGAAGTGATGTCCGTCAACCGCCAGTTCCCGGGACCCCCGATCAATGTCTGTAAAAACGACCTGATCGTAGTCAACGTGGAAAACCAGATGGCGGGTACAGGATCCACGCTTCACTGGCATGGAATGCTGCAGAAGAACAGTCCTTGGATGGACGGAGTTCCTTACGTGACTCAGTGTCCGATCGGAGGAACGACTTTTAGATACGCATTTCCAGTCGAG GAATCTGGCACTTTTATGTGGCACTCTCACACTGGATTGCATAGACCCAACGGACAGTACGGTGCGTTAGTTGTTCGGGAACCGCGTTCTGAGGAGCCCTGGAGCGAAGATCTCTACGACCACGATCTGCCGGAGCACACGATCGTGTTGTCCGATTGGATGCACGACACCTCGGAGATGTACTTCCCAGGTCTACCTTCCAGGAAGCCAGGCACAGCACCAACCACTATTCTGATCAACGGTTTGGGTTGGTACTTGTACGGCGACGGAAGCGACGATTCCATCAACGCGTCGTTACCCGTGTCAACTTTTCACGTGCAGGAAAATTCACGTTACAG GTTCCGAGTTATCAACGCGAACAGCCAAGTTTGCAGTTACGTTTTCCAAATCCAGGATCACAACATGACTCTGATCGCCACCGATGGACAGCCGATTAAGCCGGTCGTCGTCGACTCTCTGGTAAGCTACGCCGGCGAAAGATACGACTTTGTCATCGAAACCAAGAATGCCTCGTCTGAAGGAAGCGCTTTCTGGATACACGTTCGCGGCCTTGGGTTGTGCGCAACTAATTACATGGACCAATATGCCGTTTTGTCTTACAACACTATCGTCACAGAACTAG GAATTATTCCAACGGCAACTCGACCGACTATAGCCGATCCGCTGACAATGTCGGTTGTCTTCAATTATCCTAACACAACCTGTGGTGAGAGTTCGGAATACCTTTGCGTCACGGATCTTAGGACTCTCGAAGACGCCACAACCACAGATAATTCGAGCATTTGGACGGCAGAGCCGGACGTCCGTATGTTCCTGCCATTTGGTTTTCACTATTTTGATGCCGAGACGTTCCACATACAGGGAGATTATAAAGGATATCAAA ATAACAAAGGAAGTAGTATTCGAGCGGGCACAATGAACAACTTGTCCTTTGCGTTTCCCTCGGAGCCGCTTATTTTCTTCGACAGTCCCAGCGATGTCGATTACTGCAATGTCGATAATTTACCAACTGATTGCCAGACCTCCGATAATACTACAGCTAGCTCGTCGTACTGTGCATGTACAGACGTCGTAGTTTTGAAGGAAGGCGACATCGTTCAACTGATTCTGATTGACCAATCTGGCG AGACCGACGACAGTCATCCGTTCCACTTGCACGGCTTCGACTTCTACGTGTTGTATACGAGCAACAGTTCGAGCAACGAGTACGGATACACAGTCGCTGAAGTGACAGAACTGGTCGCTTCAAACCTTACCAGCTCATGGAGTGATACGAATATTCCGCCGACAAAGGACACCATCAACGTTCCAACTGCCGGATTTGCCATCATACAATTTAAAGCCAACAATCCTGGAAAGTGGTTTTTCCATTGTCACTATGAGTGGCATGCGGCCACTGGTATGGGTATGGCTTTCTGGGTTGAAGGAGACATGCCTCCTAAACCTCCAGGCTTTCCGACCTGCGGCAATTTCGATCCGTTGAGTTAG
- the LOC124225000 gene encoding uncharacterized protein yields MTSYGKASLLLLAALTIFAPVLGTIVELPDHYNRASPWKDLAKLGIGNLTETDCLRPCIAGKPQRVCLYTFVLEYYAAMGTACGNCSDGVLEDCYLPQCIPADGVEKGVMAINRQIPGPPINVCKNDLIVVNVENKMSGTGSTMHWHGILHRHSQWMDGVPYLTQCPIGGSSFRYAFPADDVGTYFYHSHTGLHRTNGQYGVLTIREPRSEEPWPKDLYEFDLPVHTIFLADWMHETAEMFFPGLPNRKPGIAPTTILVNGFGWYLNGTTSEDSVNSSFPLATFHVNRNSSYRFRVINGASQICGFQFQIQDHNLTLIATDGSPIKPITVDAFVSYPGERYDFVINTNNISLDSDAFWIYITGLGACENMEIDQYAVLSYGTNGTDLGIIPTVTRPTVTDPLNFTRVLNYPSTTCGESPEYLCVTDLRLAGYEKDKDTKKVLTAKPDVQLVVPFNFRYFDVDTFHQEGNYLAYENLDGTSIRAGMMSNISFTFPSSPIIFKQRPDKTLCNADNLPTECLKNKNNTDGTYCQCTNVVVLRQNDIVELTLVDAADESGIDHPFHLHGYGFYVVRMGSNYTSEEITPVNQGSFYVPPMKDTVSVPSGGFVTVRFRADNPGIWLIHCHFEWHLATGMGMAFWVEGDLPAPPPGFPTCGDFDPLS; encoded by the exons ATGACTTCGTACGGCAAGGCGTCTTTGCTCTTACTCGCAGCTTTAACCATCTTCGCACCGGTTCTAGGAACAATTGTCG AATTACCTGACCATTACAACCGGGCATCACCATGGAAGGACTTAGCTAAGCTCGGTATTGGAAATCTCACGGAAACGGATTGTCTTCGACCATGCATTGCAGGGAAACCACAGCGAGTCTGCCTTTACACATTTGTTCTAGAATACTACGCGGCAATGGGAAC AGCCTGCGGGAATTGTTCCGATGGTGTTCTGGAGGACTGTTACCTACCCCAGTGCATCCCAGCCGATGGTGTTGAAAAAGGAGTGATGGCCATCAACCGCCAAATACCCGGGCCTCCGATTAACGTCTGCAAAAATGACCTCATCGTAGTCAACGTGGAGAACAAAATGTCCGGTACGGGGTCGACAATGCATTGGCACGGGATTCTGCACAGGCACAGTCAGTGGATGGACGGAGTTCCCTATCTGACTCAGTGTCCGATCGGAGGATCGAGTTTTAGATACGCATTCCCAGCCGAT GACGTTGGCACGTACTTCTACCACTCTCACACTGGGCTGCACAGAACCAACGGGCAATACGGTGTGCTGACTATCCGTGAACCACGTTCCGAGGAACCCTGGCCGAAAGATCTCTACGAGTTTGACCTACCGGTGCATACGATATTTCTTGCCGATTGGATGCATGAAACCGCGGAGATGTTCTTCCCCGGTCTGCCCAACCGAAAGCCAGGAATTGCACCAACTACCATATTGGTTAACGGTTTTGGATGGTACCTCAATGGAACTACGAGCGAAGATTCTGTCAACTCGTCCTTTCCTTTGGCAACTTTTCACGTCAACAGGAATTCAAGTTACAG GTTCCGGGTTATCAACGGTGCAAGCCAAATCTGTGGATTCCAATTCCAAATACAGGACCATAATTTAACCCTCATCGCCACTGACGGATCCCCGATCAAGCCAATCACCGTCGATGCCTTTGTCAGCTATCCTGGTGAAAGATATGATTTTGTGATCAACACGAATAACATTTCGCTTGATAGCGATGCGTTCTGGATCTATATCACCGGCCTAGGAGCATGCGAGAACATGGAAATCGATCAGTACGCCGTCCTGTCCTACGGCACAAATGGCACAGATTTAG GGATTATTCCAACCGTAACTCGACCAACGGTAACCGACCCTCTAAACTTCACGAGGGTCTTAAATTATCCGAGCACAACATGTGGCGAAAGTCCGGAGTATCTTTGTGTCACTGATCTACGGCTGGCCGGATACGAGAAGGACAAAGATACCAAAAAAGTCTTGACGGCGAAACCAGACGTTCAACTGGTCGTCCCATTTAATTTCCGTTATTTTGATGTTGACACCTTTCACCAAGAGGGAAATTATCTAGCATATGAGA ACCTTGACGGAACCAGCATTCGAGCGGGCATGATGAGCAACATATCCTTCACGTTTCCTTCCAGCCCAATAATTTTCAAGCAGAGACCTGATAAAACACTCTGTAACGCGGACAATTTACCAACTGAATGCCTcaagaacaaaaacaacacGGATGGTACTTATTGCCAGTGTACCAACGTCGTGGTTTTGCGACAAAACGACATCGTCGAACTGActttggttgacgcagcagaCG AGTCTGGAATCGATCATCCGTTCCATTTGCACGGTTACGGCTTCTACGTGGTACGCATGGGCTCAAACTATACAAGTGAAGAGATAACACCCGTGAATCAGGGCAGCTTTTATGTTCCTCCAATGAAGGACACGGTCAGTGTACCCTCCGGAGGATTCGTTACCGTTCGATTTAGAGCCGATAATCCTGGAATTTGGTTGATACACTGTCATTTCGAATGGCACCTGGCCACTGGCATGGGAATGGCTTTCTGGGTCGAAGGAGATCTTCCAGCTCCTCCCCCAGGCTTTCCGACCTGTGGCGATTTCGATCCGTTGAGTTGA
- the LOC124225008 gene encoding atrial natriuretic peptide receptor 1, translating into MLERNCHCVAIVTFAVCFASRILLAMTMISALQTPMQTYNVGVLMASHLDSPFDLERCGPAVDLALAEVNEFLTGHNVQLQKVQGSYPSCSGARAPGLAADMHFRDNVIAFIGPACAFALEPVARLAAYWNSPIITGMGDQPPSEGELSVTSGILGRLHKWRNETSGIFKDKSKYPTLTRMSYCQCRLRLVFSSIFKEFGWSHVALILDRSDLFSLTVGKNLEYGLRKEGLLKFVRELDGNSDEEPYHLYLRDASMYARVVILTVRGTLVRRFMLAAHNLGMTRGDWVFLDVEIFQGSYWGDHDWEVGDKDDSVARTAYEALLRVSLLQPTSPRFQDFADNVRHRAQTDYNYTFSEGEEVNFFIGAFYDGVYLLGMALNETLAEGGDIRDGIAITRRMWDRDFLGITGHVRIDDNGDRDADYSILDLDPINGRFEVVAHYLGLNREYSPVSGKRIHWPGGREGPPADIPECGFLGNDPICSSRTEAYTFVAYSSLALTIFLVVIASASCVLYRHLRLSADLHNMSWRIRPEELLLEVGKPFSSKMNLHQAMSDINNYGLEKMRRGSAMSCGSLPPSTVFTTVGIYKGERVAIKKITKKKVVDVTNKLLWEIKQVRDVTSENTVRFIGACLCSPSPTVLILTEYCPRGSLKDVLENEAIQLDWNFRMSLIHDIVKGMAYLHASEVSAHGKLRSCNCLIDGRFVLKISDFGLKTLTTPWDLVMDDNYYTKLLWIAPELVPLTVTPGSAATQKGDVYSFAVILEEIVVRGGPYEVARTYMTPQEIVNRVSTPEDPPFRPEVTPRDCPADILLLMEKCWTEIPEERPTFHTIRGTIRGIMKGYCENLMDDLLRRMEQYANNLEALVEEKTEQLSLEKRRSEELLYQVLPRQVAGQLMTGELVQPEQFECVTIYFSDIVGFTALCVQSTPMEVVDFLNDLYSTFDRIIGFYDVYKVETIGDAYMVVSGLPERNGDEHAREIGLMALAILDAVKSFAILHKPEEQLSVRIGAHSGPVCAGVVGQKMPHYCLFGDTVNTASRMESSGLPLRIHVSEATKKILDKYGTFDLELRGEVELKGKGRVTSYWLQGCSEPDPRPPTPKHRRYSSSPLENNTALNPLIFPPNNNVGPRTNNNTFINLSEL; encoded by the exons ATGTTGGAAAGAAATTGTCACTGCGTCGCGATCGTAACTTTCGCCGTGTGCTTCGCATCTAGAATTCTACTCGCGATGACGATGATTTCAG CCCTTCAAACACCGATGCAAACTTACAACGTCGGTGTCCTGATGGCTTCGCATCTCGACAGTCCTTTCGACCTGGAACGCTGCGGTCCCGCGGTTGATTTGGCGCTCGCTGAGGTCAACGAATTTCTGACTGGCCACAACGTTCAGCTGCAAAAGGTCCAGGGCAG tTATCCGTCGTGCAGCGGGGCTCGAGCGCCCGGTTTGGCCGCCGACATGCATTTTCGAGACAACGTGATTGCTTTCATCGGTCCCGCTTGCGCTTTTGCCCTGGAGCCAGTAGCCAGGCTTGCTGCTTATTGGAACAGCCCGATAATCACTGGTATGGGAGATCAG CCACCTTCGGAGGGAGAGTTATCAGTCACTTCTGGAATTCTTGGTCGACTTCACAAGTGGAGAAACGAGACATCT GGAATATTCAAGGACAAAAGCAAATACCCAACACTGACTAGAATGTCGTACTGTCAGTGCCGTCTTCGGCTGGTATTTTCGAGTATTTTCAAAGAGTTTGGCTGGTCTCACGTGGCGCTAATTCTAGACAGATCGGACTTGTTCTCCCTGACAGTTggtaaaaatttggaatacgGTTTGCGGAAGGAGGGCCTACTCAAGTTTGTCAGGGAACTTGACGGCAACTCGGACGAAGAACCCTACCACTTGTACTTGAGAGATGCTAGCATGTATGCGAGAG TCGTAATTCTAACCGTTCGGGGAACTTTGGTCAGAAGATTCATGCTAGCGGCACATAATCTTGGAATGACAAGAGGCGACTGGGTTTTCCTCGATGTCGAAATATTCCAG GGCTCGTACTGGGGTGATCACGACTGGGAAGTCGGCGACAAGGATGATTCTGTCGCCAGGACGGCTTACGAAGCACTTCTGAGGGTCTCGCTCCTCCAGCCAACGAGTCCCAGGTTTCAGGACTTCGCCGACAACGTCAGACACCGAGCTCAGACCGACTACAACTACACTTTTTCCGAGGGTGAAGAG GTCAACTTCTTCATCGGGGCCTTCTATGACGGCGTTTACCTCCTCGGAATGGCTCTGAACGAGACTCTGGCCGAGGGTGGCGACATCCGAGATGGTATCGCGATCACTAGACGCATGTGGGATCGCGATTTTCTCGGAATCACTGGACACGTAAGGATCGACGACAACGGAGACAGGGACGCCGACTACAGTATCCTGGATTTGGACCCCATTAACGGAAG GTTTGAAGTGGTCGCTCATTACTTGGGTCTGAATCGAGAGTACAGCCCGGTGTCAGGAAAGAGGATCCACTGGCCAGGAGGCAGAGAGGGACCTCCAGCCGATATCCCGGAATGTGGTTTCCTGGGTAATGATCCAATATGCTCGAGCAGAACGGAAGCGTACACTTTCGTCGCCTACTCGAGTCTCGCCTTGACCATATTCCTGGTGGTCATAGCGTCGGCATCCTGTGTTCTCTACAG ACACCTACGGTTGTCAGCCGACTTGCACAACATGTCGTGGCGCATCAGACCCGAAGAGCTTCTTCTCGAGGTTGGAAAACCTTTTTCCTCGAAGATGAACCTTCATCAGGCAATGTCCGACATTAAC AATTACGGGCTTGAAAAAATGCGGCGTGGCTCCGCCATGAGCTGTGGATCTCTGCCCCCATCGACGGTCTTCACCACGGTTGGTATTTACAAAGGTGAACGTGTCGCCATCAAGAAAATTACCAAGAAAAAGGTGGTCGACGTCACGAATAAGCTTCTCTGGGAAATTAAGCAGGTCAGAGATGTCACTTCGGAAAATACGGTTAG GTTCATTGGCGCCTGCCTCTGTTCTCCTTCGCCGACAGTCTTGATCCTGACCGAGTATTGTCCGAGAGGTTCGCTGAAGGACGTTTTGGAAAATGAGGCGATTCAATTGGATTGGAATTTCCGAATGTCACTGATCCACGACATCGTCAAG GGGATGGCTTATCTTCACGCGAGCGAGGTATCTGCCCACGGAAAGCTCCGATCGTGCAATTGCCTAATAGACGGTCGATTCGTTCTCAAGATTTCCGACTTTGGCCTCAAGACGCTAACCACCCCTTGGGATCTCGTCATGGATGATAATTACTACACGA AACTGCTCTGGATCGCCCCAGAGCTTGTTCCCCTAACGGTGACCCCTGGCAGTGCGGCGACCCAGAAAGGTGATGTTTATAGCTTCGCCGTAATTCTCGAGGAAATCGTCGTCCGCGGAGGACCTTACGAGGTGGCGAGGACATATATGACACCACAGGAG aTCGTGAACAGAGTATCCACTCCGGAAGATCCGCCGTTTCGACCGGAAGTAACGCCCCGGGATTGCCCCGCTGATATTCTACTTTTGATGGAAAAATGCTGGACCGAAATACCGGAGGAACGTCCTACGTTTCACACGATTCGGGGAACGATTAGAGGAATTATGAA AGGCTactgcgaaaatttaatggaCGATTTGTTGAGACGCATGGAGCAGTACGCGAACAATCTCGAGGCTTTAGTCGAAGAGAAGACGGAACAACTCAGTCTGGAAAAACGGCGAAGCGAGGAACTGTTGTATCAAGTTCTTCCAAG ACAAGTGGCCGGACAGCTGATGACAGGAGAATTGGTTCAGCCAGAACAGTTCGAGTGTGTTACGATATACTTCAGTGACATAGTCGGGTTCACGGCACTCTGCGTTCAGAGCACGCCCATGGAAGTGGTCGATTTCCTTAACGATCTCTACAGTACTTTTGACCGTATAATCGGTTTCTACGACGTTTACAAG GTCGAGACAATTGGGGACGCTTACATGGTCGTGTCGGGACTTCCTGAGCGGAACGGAGACGAGCATGCGAGGGAGATCGGGCTGATGGCACTGGCGATTCTGGACGCGGTAAAGTCCTTCGCGATTCTTCACAAGCCCGAAGAGCAGCTGAGTGTGAGGATCGGAGCACATAGTGGTCCAGTTTGCGCTGGTGTAGTTGGTCAGAAGATGCCGCACTACTGCCTCTTCGGTGACACGGTGAACACAGCTTCCAGGATGGAGTCTTCAGGACTGC CTCTGCGAATCCACGTCTCCGAGGCGACGAAGAAGATCTTGGACAAGTACGGAACATTCGACCTTGAGCTTCGCGGCGAGGTCGAGCTCAAGGGCAAGGGCCGCGTAACTTCCTACTGGTTGCAGGGGTGTTCCGAACCCGATCCTAGGCCACCAACACCGAAGCATCGTCGGTACAGCAGCAGTCCGTTGGAGAACAACACTGCTCTAAATCCATTGATATTCCCACCGAACAATAACGTCGGACCAAGGACGAACAACAACACCTTCATCAATTTATCCGAGCTGTAA